In Arthrobacter sp. CJ23, the genomic window GCGGCACGGTCGCTGGGTGCCGGCGCCAACGATGTCTATAAGGCGCTCGGCCGCCCAGGGCTCTCCGTCGGGGTTTCCGTCGTCCGGCTGGCGATCCTGGTGCCGGTCCTGTTGCTTGCCTCCCGATGGGGCATTGTGGGCATCGCCTGCGCCCAGCTGCTGGTGGCTCTGCTCTTTGCCTGCGGCATGCAGGCCGTCGCCGCCAGGGTGATGAAGTTCCGGGCGCGCCGGCTGGTGCGCGCGGCCGTGCCCGGCGTCGTCTGCGGGGCAGCCGTGGCCGTGGCCGGTCTAGGCACCTTGGCAGCTCCGCTCCTCGGCCCTGTGGCGACCATCGCAGTGGTTGTGGTGACGGCCGTGGGCTTCGTCTACGCAATCCTGCGCCTGGGGTTCCCGTCCCTGCACTCTGAACTGCTGAAGCTGGTCCGCCGGTCCTAAGGCAATACTGCCGCTCTGGTGCCCGGGTGCTTGGGCGAAGAACCAGTCACCGCATGGCGCCACAACCAGAAATCCCTGTCGGACATGACAGCCGAACGTACTTGGTCTGTTCCATGTCCAGGATCCGACTGGCCTTCCAGCCGATACGCCAACGTGGCTGCGGACCGGGCCCAGCTCGCGATGACCAGCTGGGGCAGCAGGCCTACGTCCACGCCCCGCAGCGCCAGATGCCTGGCAAGGTGCCCCAGTGCCCACCCGCGCGCGCCGAACGCCGCATCATAGGCTCCAAGCTGGTCTTCGCGGGAAAAAGCGCGTTCGTTTGATTCGCTCAGGTACTGCAGGTAGAACACCAAGTCGTGGCCCGGAAGGCCATCGGTGCTGGACCGCTCCCAGTCCACCGCCTGCAGTTTGCCGTCGGCCTGCAGAAACAGGTTCGGGTGGCTCAAATCGCCGTGCTCCACAACGGCCGGCAGCTCCGCGGAACGCAAGGGCGCCAGCAACTCGTGGGTGTGTTCAACAAGCGCGTCGACCTCGGGTTCCGGGGACACCATGACGGAGAGGGCCTCCAGCGGACGGGTGATGGTCCGCTCGTACCAGCCCTGATTCTGCCGGGCCGATCGCAGACAGGGCAAGGCGTCGACAAAGTCTGCGCCCGCGCTGACGGCACCGGGCAAGTCAGCAGCGACCAGCCTCGGATCCAAGGGTGTTCCGGTCACTGCGGTTTCGACGAGGACGGTGTGGGCAGCGACTTCGCAGACGGACACCACCTCCGGGACACCCATCGAGGGCCCCACTCCAGCGATCTTCAGCGCCCGCAGGACCTCGGCCTCGTGCCGCAGGCTGTCATTCTCGCCCGGCTGGCGGGGTACCTTGACGACGAGGCCGGGTTCCTGGGATCCGGTCGCGAAGATCAGTGCCACCACGTGCCTGGATGTGACGAACCTGGGCGTGAGCAGCACACTTTCCCAGCGCCTGCCCATGTATTTTTCCAGCCCGAACTCCTGGTAATGCTCTTCAAGGAAACGGTCAAAGAAGTTCAAAGCGGCTCCTCGTCCAGGGGGCGCCCGTCCAGGGGGCGCCCGTCCAGGGGGCGCCCGTCCAGGGGGCGCCCGTCCAGGGGGCGCCCGTCCAGGGGGCGCCCGTCCAGGGGGCGCCCGTCGAGCGGACGACGACCCAGGACGCTTCCTTCCGGGATGGCCAGGTCAAACAGGTGCAGCGTGAAGGCCAGACGTGCTGCGAAGGCCTTGCTTGCTCCGAAACGGACGTCCCGGTGGAGGGCCAGGGTGTGCCCGATCGCGGCGGCAGACGCCACTGGCACAATGCGCGCTGTACGGTCCAGCGTCGGCGCGTTCCAGTAGACGCCGACGTCCTGGAAGCCGGCCCGGATCAGGGCACGCTTCCAGCCTTTCAGGGTGCGGGGCCCCGAGCGGCGCAGCAGTGAGCGCCGGACCTCCACGCACATCCAACCGCCCGGTTCCAGCGCTGCCGCCGCGCTCCTGAAAAGGGCCAGGTCGGGGACGGCGAGCAGCACCACCTCGTAGCCCTTGCCCTGCTCACCGTCATGTCCTGGGCGGATCACACCAGCCTCCGGGTCAAGCAGGCGGAGAGCAGATTCCCTTTCCGGGCCCACGGCGCCGCCATACCCCACGGTCCGGGGCAGCAGGTCCGGCAGAAGGAACCGCCAGTCAAGGAGTCTCCACAGGTGCAGCGACAGGGCTGCTGCCGGGGCTTCCGCGGCGGCCCCGGCTCCCGGTGTGAGCCGGCGCCATACGATCCCGGTCGCCTGCCTCCGGACCAGCTCTTGGGGCTGGGCGGCGTCGATGAGGCTGCTCCCCGGCAGGCGGTCAGCCAGCGTCCGGTAGGCCCGCCGCCAGCCCTCCAGGATGGCGGCGGAATGCTCACCCTTCCTGCCGAACATGACGTCGCCAGGAGCGTCCAGGACCAACAGGATGTCCGGGTCCTGGACCACTGTGAAGGCAAGGGAGTTGGTGGCTTTGTGCACGGCGCCGCCGTCACCGGAACCGGGCAGGAGGGCGTCGTAGGCCACCCGGTCCATGAGGACCAGCCGGCCCAGGAGGCTGTAGGCCCTGGCCACCAGCCCGCCCCGGATGAGCCGGAGGACCTTCTTGGCTGTACGCCAACCCGGAATCCGCTCAAACCGGGCATCCCAGGGACCGGCCCCCCACATGCCCATGTACACGTACTTGGTGGGCAAGGGTATGGCCGCCTGAAGCCCATGGAGCAAGGTGGTTTTGCCCGCGCCATCGGGGCCCATCACGCCCAACACCGGCCCGCGGCCCCGAAGCCTGGCACCGAGCAGGCGCAGTCCGGTGTTCCTGGCGGCGATCAGCCGCGGCACCGCCGAACCGCCGGCCCATGCGGATTTCATCCGGGCGGCCATGGCCTGAACGCCGTCAAAGCCGCCAGACAGCACCAGGTCCAGCACGTGGGCGGCCGTGCCCGGTCCGATGCGGCGGTCGATAAGGCCCGCGACGGCGTCGCCAGGCGATGCTACCTCAGCCGCCTTCCGGGCGGCGTCGATCTTTTGCGGTGAAATCTGCCCCTTGTCCAGGACCAGATGGAGCAGCTGCAGCCATGCTTGGTCAGCGGGTGCGGGGAGCCACACCGGCCCCTGGTGCACCCGCCGCGCCAAACAACCGGAGGCCCATGGGGTCTTCAGTTGCTGGTGGGGCCCGAAGGCAATATCCGAGACAACGTCCAGCTTGACCCAGAAGTCCTCGCCGGCGGAGTAGCAGAAGTAGAAGCGGTGGGTGCCGTGGCCGGGCGCGTGGACCCTGCAGAAACCTGCGGAGGCAAGCAGCCCGTCCAGCCGGGGCAGCAATTGCCGGGCCACCAGCAGATCCACGTCCCCGGACGGCCGGGCCAGATCGTCTTCTCCCCGCAGCAGGAGCCAGGGAAGTCCGGCGCCGTCCAGGGCGTGCAAGGCAGCGGCGAGGTTCGGCTCCGTGACGGGCCCTTGCTCCACGGCGCTAGGGGGCGTAGGCATACTGCACCACCCAGTCGATCTGCAGGTGCCCGGACACGGCGGCCTCGGGGAAGTCCCGGCTGGCACGGTCGGACGTCTCCGCCTGAAGCGTCCAGCGCATGGGGGTGTCGGGGACTCCCGAGGGAACCGTCGTCTGGTCGATGAGTGCGCCGTCCATGAACCAGCTGACGTTCCCGGGGGTCCATTCCGTCGTGGCCACATGCCAATCGCCCGGTCCGCCCGGCGCAAAGGTGCGGCGTGGCGGATCGAATTCCATGGCCCCGTTGGCAAAGGATCCCTTTATGGCCGACGCACCATAGAGCGGCCCGTCGAGGCTGCCCTCGGGCCAGTCAATTTCGCCTTCGTTCCAGTTGTCGCTGGCCGGCCACAGCAGGAAGGCAATTTTGTAGCCTGGCATGGGGTCATAGCGGAACCTGATTGAGTACCGGCCGTATTTCTGTCCGGTGTATCCAAAGGGGATGACGCTCGCAACCTGCGGTCCGCCGTCGGCTGTGTGCAGGAAATAGTCAAGCCGGCCATCGGCGACCGAGAGCACCGAATCAGGCGCATAGGTGCCTCTGCCCGAGGAATCAGTGAATCCGGAGTACCCGTTCACTTCAGGCCCGTACACGTCCTCCACGTGCCCGAAGGGCGCCGGCGTGGCGAAGTCCTGGGCCCCGGTCTGCTTCCATCCCGGGAGGTCACCCACGGGCATTCCGGAGGGACTGTCCGCCGAACGCAGGAACATCACCCCGGCAACGGCAAGGACAACCATGACTGCCAGCGATCCGAGGACGGCTTTCCGGGATCCGGGACGGCTAGCCCGTTCCTTCGAACTTGTAAATACGGACCGTACTGTTACTAAAGACATTCGCGACGCCGTCTCCTTTCGCAAGCACGTTTTCCAGCTTTGGGAGCAAATACGCTTCGAACAGGCCCTGTTCAATGGCCTGGCGCTTTTGCTCGTCGGAAAAGACGATGTAATTGGATTTTGCACCGCGGAGGTGATCCGAATACTGCCGCAGGCTCTCCATGCTGACCTTCCCGTCCACCGCGTTCAGGTACTCGACCAGCGAGGTCACACTTCCCCATTGGAGATAGTGCGGATAGTTCGGTCCCACCAGCAGGGGAAAGAAGTACTTCGTTTCATAAACGAGGTCGCCCTGTGTCGTGTGCGCGTCCAGCCATTGGCTGGCCACCACATCGTCCTTGGATACTCGGTAATCTGCCTCAGGCTGGAAGTGGACCACTGTGAACATCATGGCCATCGCCACCAGTGCTGAGCCTGCGCCGACGACGGCCTTGCGGGTACGTATGGGCCCGGACCAGAACAGCCAGGCAACCCCGATCGAGAGCCAGGGCAGTGCGAACAGGAACACTCTGAAGCGGGCCTCGCCACCGTAGGACTGTGCCAACAGCCCCAAAGCCGGCGAGACGGCCAGCCAGGCGACAACCAGGGTGGTTCGCACATGGCCGTGGAGCAGGCGGCGGACAAATCCGGCAACCGCCAGAACTCCAGTCGCCAAGGTGAGGACCACGGCAAGATGTGCAAGGGTGTGGCCCGTAAGCACCCATTGGCCCAGGACCAACTGGTCTGTGCGCGGCGCGCGGTAGCCGGTGTTGGCAAAGATGTTGAATCCGCTGAAGAGCCCGTATTTGCCGCTTACGTAGGCAAAGTTGGGAATGAGATATGCCAGCGGCAGGAGCAAGAGTGCCGGTCCCAGCCAGCGCGGCCTGAGATAGCCTGAGATGAAGAGCGGGAAAAGACCCAGGACGGCTATGTACGGCGTGAGCTGGTGACTCACCACGATCACTGCCTGAGCCAGCAGAATGGCCACGCAGGCCAGGATCTGCATCGCCGGGACGGGCCGCTCCCACGTGCGAGGCAGCGCCCCCGGGCGTCGCTTCTTGAATTCCCGCACCATCCGCAAATGCCGCAGCCGGTGTTCAAAGCCGACCATCCACTTTGCCGGGATTCCCTTCAAAAAGGTAAGGGCGACGAGGCACATTGCGAGGTACAGGGAGTAGGAATAGGACTGGGGTGAGTAGTAATTCTGGTTCACCCAATTGGCAAGAGTGAAGATCAGGGTTGTGGTCCAGTAGACCCGTGCCCTGTCGGAGATGATCCTCGCAATCGCGAGCACCAGAACGGCGTCAACGAGGGCAAATCCGGTTTCGGCCCAGGCAGCATAATCCAGGGCGTTGCGGTAGCCCATCACTTCGCCCAGGTAGGCACTCAGGGCAAAGAAGCCCGGCCAGCGGTTGTAGATATCGACCGAGGGATCCACATGTCCGGTAGCCGTGATGAAGTTCGTGACGGCGATGTGTTTGTAGGTCCAAGGAAAACGGGGAACCTGGGCGAGCAGGCCCGCTGATGCATAAAGCATGACGACGAGGCTGGAGACCGAGACGCTCATGAGCAAC contains:
- a CDS encoding aminoglycoside phosphotransferase family protein, which gives rise to MNFFDRFLEEHYQEFGLEKYMGRRWESVLLTPRFVTSRHVVALIFATGSQEPGLVVKVPRQPGENDSLRHEAEVLRALKIAGVGPSMGVPEVVSVCEVAAHTVLVETAVTGTPLDPRLVAADLPGAVSAGADFVDALPCLRSARQNQGWYERTITRPLEALSVMVSPEPEVDALVEHTHELLAPLRSAELPAVVEHGDLSHPNLFLQADGKLQAVDWERSSTDGLPGHDLVFYLQYLSESNERAFSREDQLGAYDAAFGARGWALGHLARHLALRGVDVGLLPQLVIASWARSAATLAYRLEGQSDPGHGTDQVRSAVMSDRDFWLWRHAVTGSSPKHPGTRAAVLP
- a CDS encoding glycoside hydrolase family 16 protein, producing MVVLAVAGVMFLRSADSPSGMPVGDLPGWKQTGAQDFATPAPFGHVEDVYGPEVNGYSGFTDSSGRGTYAPDSVLSVADGRLDYFLHTADGGPQVASVIPFGYTGQKYGRYSIRFRYDPMPGYKIAFLLWPASDNWNEGEIDWPEGSLDGPLYGASAIKGSFANGAMEFDPPRRTFAPGGPGDWHVATTEWTPGNVSWFMDGALIDQTTVPSGVPDTPMRWTLQAETSDRASRDFPEAAVSGHLQIDWVVQYAYAP